CAGGTGGCAGACCAGATCGAAGCGGATATGAAGATGCACGGGTATGGGTATCATTTCCCGAGAGTGTACGGGAGTGATATTAACCGGGTGTGGAGTTTACGGAAGGCGGGACTAGGGTTGTTGTCCGGAATGCCGGGGAATGCGAAGCCCGTGTCCGTGATTGAGGATACAGCCGTGGCTCCGGAACGGTTACCTGCTTACATGAAGGATTTCGGGGAGATGCTGGAACGACTGGGATTGAAGTGCGTGTATCATGCACATATCAGTACGGGTGAGTTACATTTACGTCCCGTGTTGAATTTGAAGGAGGAGAATGACCGGGTGTTATTCCGGCGTGTGGCAGAAGAGACTGCTAAGTTGGTGAAAAAGCATCGCGGCTCTTTAAGTGGAGAGCATGGTGACGGACGTTTACGAGGGGAGTTTATTCCATTGTTGTTCGGGGAGAAGGTGTATGACTTGATGCAGGAGACTAAAGCTTGTTGGGACCCGAAGGGCATTTTTAATGCGAGGAAGATTGTGAACACGCCGCCCATGGATACCTCTCTTCGATATGAGATAGGGGATTCGAACGTGACGAGTCGTACTTATTTTGATTTTTCGAAGGAAAAAGGTTGGTTGTGCGCCATTGAGCAATGTAACGGTTCGGGAGATTGTCGGAAATCATATGCTTTTGGTGGTACGATGTGTCCGAGTTTTCGTGCCACAAGGGAAGAGAGTCATACGACACGGGCTAGGGCGAATACGTTACGGGAGTTGATGACTCGTCCGAGAACGAAAAAGATATATGATCAGCGGGAGATTTTAGAAGTGTTAGATACCTGTGTTTCATGTAAAGCGTGTAAATCAGAATGTCCTTCTAACGTGGATATTGCTCGTTTTAAGGCAGAGTTCCTGCAACAGCATTATGATGTGTGCGGGGTGCCGATGAAGGCTTTTTTGATTGCCCGTTTGACAGAAATTCAGCGTTTGGGTACGATCTTACCGTGGTTTTATAATGCCGTCGTTCGAAACCGGATGACAGGCGGGATGTTGAAACGAATGTTGCATTTTGCCCCGGAGCGGGCGATTCCTACTCTTTATAAGACCACGTTGAAACATTGGCTTGGTCGTTATCGGCGAAAGAATAGGGGTGAGATCGTGGGAAGAGTGTTTCTTTTTGCCGATGAGTTTACCAATTACATGGACGTGGAGATCGGGATAAAGATGATTGAATTACTGGATCGGTTAGGGTATGAGGTTATTATACCGAAACACGTGGAAAGTGGACGGACAGCGATTTCGAAAGGTATGTTGAAGGTGGCGAAAGGAGTGGCCCGGAAGAATGTACTATTGTTGAAAAGCTTGGTTACAGAAAATATTCCATTGATAGGTATTGAGCCTTCGTGTATATTATCGTTCCGGGATGAATACCCGGATTTGGTAGGAGATGATTTGAAGGAAGAGGCCGTGAGGTTAGGGAAAAATTGCTTGTTGTATGACGAGTTTTTTACCCGGGAGATTCGTGCCGGAAGAATCCGGGCAGAACAATTTACTGATCAACCGTTGAAGATTATGTTGCATGGGCATTGTCACCAAAAGTCGTTGGTTTCTGTCGAGCCTTCTAGAGAAATGTTATCTTTGCCAGTGAATTATAGCGTGGAGGTTATTCCTTCCGGATGTTGTGGGATGGCGGGAGCTTTCGGGTACGAGAAAAAACATTACGAGTTGTCCATGAAAATCGGGGAACAAGTGTTATTTCCTGCCGTGAGGGGTGCTGGGGAGGATGTTTGTATTTCAGCCCCGGGAACGAGTTGCCGACAACAAATAAAGGATGGTACGGGGAAACAGGCGTTGCATCCGATAGAAGTTTTGTACGAGGCATTGAAATGTACGAAGGAAAAATAACTTCGAATTTCGTCCTTCTTTCGTTTGATGTAAAGTATTAATGTTATATTTTTGAAGTTCAAATTTTTAATTTGACCCAAAGGTAGACGTGAGTAAAGAATTAATAAAATGGATATGAAGAATTTTGCAATTATTGGCGTGGCAGGATA
The window above is part of the Butyricimonas paravirosa genome. Proteins encoded here:
- a CDS encoding FAD-binding and (Fe-S)-binding domain-containing protein, with translation MIDFEQLARNMKGDVMTDSLHQMIYATDASAYREMPLAVVYPRDASDVKECIKFARKNGITLIPRAAGTSLAGQVVGNGVVVDVSRYMNHVLEINEKEHWVRVEPGVVLDELNMRVKSLGLFFGPETSTSNRCCLGGMVGNNSCGSHSLVYGSTRDHLLEAKVILSDGEEAWLKGMNKDEVRDKMTEDTLEGKIYRCSVEMLENNREEIIQHFPDPALRRRNSGYAIDQLLYSDYFDVAYEEKFNLCKLLAGSEGTLAFVTELKLNLVPLPPKEKAVICVHCRTLEEAFEGNLVALKHHPVAIELMDQNILELSKGNIAQNKNRFFVQGDPAAILIVELAQKSREEVDQVADQIEADMKMHGYGYHFPRVYGSDINRVWSLRKAGLGLLSGMPGNAKPVSVIEDTAVAPERLPAYMKDFGEMLERLGLKCVYHAHISTGELHLRPVLNLKEENDRVLFRRVAEETAKLVKKHRGSLSGEHGDGRLRGEFIPLLFGEKVYDLMQETKACWDPKGIFNARKIVNTPPMDTSLRYEIGDSNVTSRTYFDFSKEKGWLCAIEQCNGSGDCRKSYAFGGTMCPSFRATREESHTTRARANTLRELMTRPRTKKIYDQREILEVLDTCVSCKACKSECPSNVDIARFKAEFLQQHYDVCGVPMKAFLIARLTEIQRLGTILPWFYNAVVRNRMTGGMLKRMLHFAPERAIPTLYKTTLKHWLGRYRRKNRGEIVGRVFLFADEFTNYMDVEIGIKMIELLDRLGYEVIIPKHVESGRTAISKGMLKVAKGVARKNVLLLKSLVTENIPLIGIEPSCILSFRDEYPDLVGDDLKEEAVRLGKNCLLYDEFFTREIRAGRIRAEQFTDQPLKIMLHGHCHQKSLVSVEPSREMLSLPVNYSVEVIPSGCCGMAGAFGYEKKHYELSMKIGEQVLFPAVRGAGEDVCISAPGTSCRQQIKDGTGKQALHPIEVLYEALKCTKEK